GCCATTGATGTTGCTGTTGCCGAAACCCAAGCGCGCATCTTTCTACAGTCTGATGCACCGATTCTGGACCAAAACCAGCACCAAGCCGGTCTGGTTGAAAGAGTCGGAGCATGGCACGCAACAGCTGTACTGATCACTGTAACATAATCCAAGGCATGGCGCCGGTAACTGGACCGCCGGTCGAGGAATGTTGCATGACACGGAGGCTGCTCCTGACCCGGAGATAGGATAAACTATTCGGGAGTGACAAGAGGGAGCACGAATGAATCATCTAACATTGGAAGCAGTGCTGAACGAGCTGCTCAGCCCGCACCTGATCAAAGACTATTGTCCAAATGGGTTACAGGTCGAAGGGAAAACTGAAGTTAGCAAAGTGATCGCCGGGGTGACGGCCAGCCAGGCTTTGATTGATCGCGCGATCGAAGCGCAGGCGGATGCGTTGCTGGTCCATCACGGGTATTTCTGGAAAGGTGAGCCATCGGAAATTCGCGGGATGAAGTTTCGTCGTATTAAGGCGTTGATTGATCACGGGATTAACCTGTACGCTTATCATTTGCCTCTGGATGTCCATCCGCAATTAGGGAACAACGCCCAATTGGCAAAATTGCTTGAGATTGAGGTG
Above is a window of Photobacterium sp. TY1-4 DNA encoding:
- a CDS encoding YbfA family protein; protein product: MGGYMYQPYSLLHILTRRLGVVLLGIAALPLMLLLPKPKRASFYSLMHRFWTKTSTKPVWLKESEHGTQQLY